One window of the Synechococcus sp. CC9311 genome contains the following:
- a CDS encoding energy-coupling factor ABC transporter ATP-binding protein has product MGTDTNKRVLQFEGVSFCWPGGTRALDRCSFSVPGPGLWMLVGSNGSGKSTLFRMIGGLIQPQAGRVDCNVQTALVFQNPDHQLLLPSCGSNLLLNLPPTLAPSLKRKRIAHLLEQVGLAGMAGRQIHTLSGGQKQRLAIAGALASEAKLLLLDEPTALLDPSSQSSVLATVQQLCHRSLNPLTALWITHRLDELDHADGAAVMKKGRIGHWEKGLALRRTLKALA; this is encoded by the coding sequence GTGGGAACAGACACCAACAAACGAGTTCTTCAGTTTGAAGGCGTGAGTTTTTGCTGGCCCGGCGGAACCCGCGCTCTGGATCGCTGCAGCTTCAGCGTTCCAGGGCCAGGTCTGTGGATGCTTGTAGGCAGCAACGGGAGCGGGAAAAGCACCCTGTTTCGAATGATTGGGGGGTTGATCCAACCACAAGCCGGACGAGTGGACTGCAATGTTCAAACGGCCTTGGTCTTCCAAAATCCCGACCACCAACTCCTACTCCCAAGTTGCGGGAGCAACCTTCTCCTCAACCTTCCCCCCACTCTTGCCCCGTCCCTCAAACGCAAGCGGATTGCCCATCTGCTTGAACAGGTTGGACTCGCTGGTATGGCGGGCCGGCAAATTCACACATTGAGTGGAGGCCAAAAGCAGCGCCTGGCAATCGCTGGTGCTCTAGCCAGCGAAGCAAAACTGCTGCTCCTTGACGAACCGACAGCTCTGCTGGACCCATCCAGCCAAAGCTCGGTTTTGGCAACGGTGCAACAGCTGTGTCACCGCTCACTGAATCCACTCACAGCACTGTGGATCACACATCGGCTGGATGAACTGGACCATGCTGATGGCGCAGCAGTCATGAAAAAAGGCAGGATCGGTCATTGGGAGAAAGGCCTTGCTCTGCGCCGCACGCTCAAGGCACTTGCCTAA
- a CDS encoding response regulator transcription factor, with protein sequence MKPSILLIEDDRDMSELVGGHLEHSGFDVQRADDGIKGQALALQYTPDLILLDLMLPNVDGLTLCQRLRRDERTASIPILMLTALGGTKDKVSGFNSGADDYLTKPFDLEELQARVKALLRRSDRAPIGTSGNHHEILSYGPLTLVPERFEAIWFDHPVRLTHLEFELLHCLLQRHGQTVAPSLILKEVWGYEPDDDIETIRVHVRHLRTKLEPDPRKPRFIKTVYGAGYCLELPTGDQLDGLQDVLAQARQEREQKAEATNRATA encoded by the coding sequence ATGAAACCTTCCATCCTGCTGATCGAAGACGACCGGGACATGAGCGAACTGGTAGGTGGCCACCTGGAGCACAGCGGTTTTGATGTTCAACGAGCCGACGACGGCATCAAGGGACAGGCACTTGCACTGCAGTACACCCCCGATTTAATCCTGCTGGATTTAATGCTGCCCAACGTGGACGGGCTCACGCTCTGCCAGCGACTTCGCCGGGATGAAAGGACAGCGTCCATTCCTATCTTGATGCTGACTGCCTTGGGTGGTACGAAAGACAAGGTGAGCGGGTTTAATTCGGGAGCCGATGATTACCTCACAAAACCATTTGATCTTGAAGAACTACAAGCGCGGGTGAAAGCGCTGCTTAGGCGTAGCGACAGAGCTCCTATCGGAACCTCCGGCAATCATCACGAGATTCTGAGCTATGGGCCATTGACCTTGGTGCCAGAGCGCTTTGAAGCAATCTGGTTCGATCATCCAGTGCGCCTTACCCACTTGGAATTCGAGCTTCTGCATTGCCTGCTGCAACGCCACGGTCAAACCGTTGCACCCTCTCTGATCCTCAAAGAAGTTTGGGGTTATGAGCCAGACGACGACATCGAAACGATTCGCGTTCACGTTCGTCACCTACGCACAAAATTAGAACCAGATCCACGCAAGCCACGGTTTATCAAAACTGTTTATGGGGCCGGCTACTGCCTTGAGCTGCCCACAGGAGACCAACTCGATGGACTCCAGGATGTTCTCGCTCAGGCGCGCCAGGAACGGGAGCAAAAAGCTGAGGCGACAAATCGGGCCACGGCCTGA
- the tmk gene encoding dTMP kinase, whose protein sequence is MARKMGRLLVLEGIDGCGKTTQLQQLSSWLPKSGLMPDESRLVVTREPGGTALGTSLRQLLLHPPQDADPGPTAELLLYAADRAQHVDRVIQPALERGDWVLSDRFTGSTMAYQGYGRGLNRELITDLERIATRGLTPDMTVWLDIPLALSVQRRGSREEDRIEAEGLAFLERVSEGFSDMCKARDWVSVVADRPLLEVAEAIQTALLTRAAAWQR, encoded by the coding sequence ATGGCCAGGAAGATGGGGCGACTGCTGGTGCTTGAGGGCATTGATGGTTGTGGCAAAACCACCCAGCTTCAGCAGCTGTCCAGTTGGCTTCCCAAAAGCGGACTGATGCCTGATGAATCTCGGCTGGTTGTGACTCGAGAACCAGGGGGAACGGCCCTGGGGACAAGCCTTCGTCAGCTTTTGCTCCATCCCCCTCAAGATGCTGACCCTGGGCCTACAGCAGAGTTGTTGTTGTATGCAGCGGATCGTGCCCAACACGTGGACCGAGTTATTCAGCCCGCCTTAGAGCGGGGTGATTGGGTGCTCAGTGATCGCTTTACGGGGTCGACGATGGCTTACCAGGGCTATGGACGAGGTCTCAATCGGGAGCTCATCACTGATCTTGAGCGAATTGCCACACGAGGGCTCACTCCCGACATGACGGTATGGCTTGATATTCCTTTGGCATTGAGTGTTCAGCGGCGCGGAAGCCGCGAGGAAGACCGCATCGAAGCGGAAGGACTTGCTTTCTTGGAGCGTGTTTCCGAGGGCTTTTCTGACATGTGTAAGGCACGTGACTGGGTGTCGGTTGTGGCCGATCGTCCGCTTTTGGAGGTTGCGGAGGCGATTCAAACGGCCTTGCTCACCCGAGCTGCGGCTTGGCAGAGATGA
- a CDS encoding cation-translocating P-type ATPase, whose product MRSAVVTNSANASNSPPTMLLDVEGMKCGGCVRSVERTLLDQPGVCEASVNLVTRSAWLRFENDSVADLDGVVEALTARGFSAHPRETNAFGAAVEADRSWGWWKQWRQLIVALVLLVLSVVGHLAEAGTVHVPPLGSLPFHAGLATVALVGPGRPILISGWRSARMGVPTMDTLVSLGVGSAYLASLVALAWPQVGWPCFFNEPVMLLGFVLLGRFLEERARRRTGRALQDLAALQPDVARLLMDDGAIREVSVSALRPGEHVQLLAGDRVPVDGIVREGHSAVDLSSLTGEPLPLDASPGAELSSGSLNLEATLIVEVQRIGRETALARIIDLVEQAQARKAPIQGLADRVAGQFCYAVVSFAILTFLFWWQVGCRLWPQVLDVPVAMLDHGHAHGLHGSLGAGAETPLGLALQLSIAVLVVACPCALGLATPTVITVSSGLAAKQGWLFRGGDVIELAASVQRMVFDKTGTLTLGRPLVDSVLASEDPSQTLQLAASLEQTSRHPLAHALLQEAQRLQLPLLGVESSRTTPGAGMEGRLQGVDGLVRVGSPEWLSEQGVSWTEQQQQTLDSVVQRGQSLVAVALAENPLGLVTVDDRLRPDASLAIHRLRDQGQSVAMLSGDRRQTVERVGRELGFADADLAWQLLPHQKLERLELLREQGSVAMVGDGINDAPALAAADLGIAVGTGTQIAQDTADLVLLGERLEAVPEALCLARRTMAKIRQNLIWAFGYNLIALPIAAGVLLPGFGLLLSPPLAALLMAFSSVSVVLNALSLRLR is encoded by the coding sequence CACGCTCCTGGATCAACCCGGGGTGTGCGAAGCCAGCGTGAATCTTGTAACTCGCAGCGCTTGGCTTCGCTTTGAAAATGATTCGGTTGCTGATCTTGATGGAGTCGTTGAGGCCTTAACGGCCCGTGGTTTCAGTGCCCATCCTCGCGAGACAAATGCCTTCGGTGCAGCGGTTGAGGCCGATCGCAGTTGGGGTTGGTGGAAGCAGTGGCGTCAGTTAATCGTCGCTCTTGTCTTGCTCGTTTTGTCCGTGGTGGGTCATCTGGCGGAAGCCGGAACCGTCCACGTTCCACCCCTTGGTTCGCTCCCTTTTCACGCTGGCTTGGCCACTGTTGCTTTGGTGGGGCCAGGCCGACCCATCCTGATCTCCGGATGGCGCTCAGCCCGAATGGGGGTGCCAACGATGGACACCCTGGTCAGCCTTGGTGTTGGAAGTGCCTATTTGGCCAGCTTGGTTGCTTTGGCTTGGCCTCAGGTGGGTTGGCCCTGCTTCTTCAACGAGCCAGTCATGCTCTTGGGCTTTGTATTGCTAGGTCGTTTTCTAGAAGAGCGGGCGCGTCGTCGGACGGGCCGAGCGCTACAAGACTTAGCGGCTCTCCAGCCCGATGTTGCGCGACTGTTAATGGACGATGGCGCGATCCGTGAGGTATCTGTTTCGGCGCTGCGACCAGGAGAACATGTTCAGCTTTTGGCCGGCGATCGCGTTCCCGTGGATGGAATCGTGCGTGAGGGGCATTCGGCTGTGGATCTTTCCAGCCTGACTGGGGAACCTCTACCTCTGGATGCCTCTCCAGGCGCTGAGCTCAGTTCCGGCAGCCTCAACCTGGAGGCCACCTTGATCGTTGAGGTGCAGCGCATTGGTCGTGAAACCGCTCTGGCTCGGATCATTGATTTGGTGGAGCAAGCTCAGGCTAGGAAGGCACCGATTCAGGGCCTTGCCGATCGTGTGGCCGGCCAGTTTTGTTATGCGGTGGTGAGTTTTGCCATTCTCACGTTCTTGTTTTGGTGGCAAGTCGGTTGTCGTCTCTGGCCTCAAGTTCTTGATGTTCCTGTCGCGATGTTGGATCACGGCCATGCGCATGGTCTGCATGGCTCTCTTGGTGCTGGCGCTGAGACGCCACTTGGTCTAGCTCTCCAGCTCTCCATTGCGGTGCTTGTGGTGGCTTGCCCTTGTGCTCTTGGGTTGGCTACTCCCACCGTGATCACCGTCTCGTCGGGCTTGGCAGCGAAGCAGGGCTGGTTGTTTCGAGGCGGTGATGTCATCGAGTTGGCAGCCTCCGTCCAGCGCATGGTGTTCGATAAAACGGGCACGCTCACGCTCGGGCGGCCCCTGGTTGATTCGGTATTAGCGAGCGAAGATCCATCTCAAACGCTTCAGCTGGCGGCCAGTCTTGAGCAAACGAGCCGGCATCCTCTCGCCCATGCGCTGTTGCAGGAGGCACAACGACTTCAGCTGCCCCTTCTAGGCGTCGAGTCCAGCCGCACAACTCCTGGTGCAGGAATGGAGGGCCGTTTGCAAGGAGTGGATGGCCTGGTGCGCGTTGGCTCCCCTGAATGGCTGAGTGAGCAAGGGGTGTCCTGGACGGAGCAACAGCAGCAAACGCTCGATTCGGTTGTCCAACGAGGGCAGTCGTTAGTGGCTGTTGCTTTGGCTGAGAATCCACTGGGTCTTGTCACCGTCGACGATCGACTCCGCCCGGATGCATCGCTCGCGATCCATCGCTTACGAGATCAGGGCCAGTCCGTCGCCATGTTGAGTGGGGATCGTCGCCAGACCGTTGAACGGGTGGGACGTGAGCTTGGTTTCGCCGACGCTGATCTGGCTTGGCAGCTCTTGCCGCATCAAAAACTTGAACGACTTGAGCTTTTGCGCGAGCAGGGATCTGTGGCGATGGTGGGTGATGGCATCAACGATGCCCCCGCCTTGGCGGCAGCCGACCTTGGCATCGCAGTGGGCACTGGAACCCAGATCGCACAGGACACCGCTGACCTTGTGCTGCTCGGGGAAAGGCTTGAGGCGGTGCCTGAGGCGCTTTGCTTGGCCAGGCGAACGATGGCCAAAATTCGTCAGAACTTGATTTGGGCTTTTGGCTATAACCTCATCGCTTTGCCGATTGCGGCTGGTGTGTTGTTGCCTGGCTTTGGCCTCTTGTTATCCCCACCGTTGGCGGCCTTGCTCATGGCATTTAGCTCGGTGTCTGTTGTGCTGAATGCCCTCAGCTTGCGGCTGCGCTAG
- a CDS encoding DNA polymerase III subunit delta', translated as MSDVLLEEQDLFADLVGQPLAVTLLKAALKQERLAPAYVFAGPEGVGRRLAVLRFLEGVISEGQCNQRQRRRLAERNHPDLLWVEPSYSHQGRLITRSEAEEAGVSRRTPPLVRLDQIRDISRFLSRQPLESSRGLVVLEEPEAMAEAAANALLKTLEEPGHGVLILLSAAPERLLSTIRSRCQLIRLIQLSAEDMQSVLQRLPAEIDQEAVKQGLMQPELVAMAGGSPGALLGHVKQWSCVSPDLMGRLHTLPTQPIEALGLARDLTEALDGEQQLWLINWLQQHLWMEQKNEQVLRKLERLRVQLLSFVQPRLAWEVTFLDLMGL; from the coding sequence ATGAGCGACGTGTTGCTTGAAGAGCAAGATCTGTTTGCAGATCTGGTGGGCCAGCCTCTGGCTGTGACCCTTTTAAAGGCAGCCCTGAAGCAGGAGCGCCTCGCTCCTGCCTATGTCTTCGCTGGTCCAGAAGGCGTCGGCCGTCGACTTGCTGTTCTGCGCTTCCTCGAGGGTGTGATCAGTGAAGGCCAGTGCAATCAACGCCAGCGGCGTCGCTTGGCAGAACGCAACCACCCTGATCTCCTCTGGGTTGAACCCAGCTACAGCCACCAGGGGCGTTTGATCACTCGCTCTGAAGCTGAAGAAGCAGGCGTGAGTCGGCGAACCCCTCCCCTTGTGAGGTTGGATCAGATTCGAGACATCAGCCGCTTTCTCTCACGTCAACCGCTGGAGTCGTCGCGTGGCCTTGTTGTTCTCGAGGAGCCAGAAGCGATGGCGGAAGCTGCCGCCAATGCTCTGCTCAAAACGCTTGAGGAACCGGGCCATGGAGTGTTGATCTTGTTGTCGGCGGCTCCCGAACGGTTGCTTTCCACGATTCGTTCACGCTGTCAGCTGATTCGATTGATCCAGCTCAGTGCGGAAGACATGCAGTCAGTTCTTCAACGTTTGCCCGCTGAGATCGACCAAGAAGCTGTAAAGCAAGGGCTCATGCAGCCTGAATTGGTTGCAATGGCTGGTGGTTCTCCAGGTGCGTTATTGGGCCATGTCAAGCAATGGTCATGTGTTTCACCCGATCTGATGGGACGTTTGCACACCTTGCCAACCCAGCCGATCGAGGCTCTGGGGCTCGCGCGTGATCTCACTGAGGCTCTTGATGGCGAGCAACAGCTTTGGCTGATCAACTGGCTGCAGCAGCACCTTTGGATGGAACAAAAAAATGAGCAGGTACTCCGAAAACTCGAACGGCTACGCGTTCAATTGCTTTCATTTGTGCAACCCAGGTTGGCCTGGGAAGTCACATTTCTAGATTTGATGGGGCTTTGA
- a CDS encoding DUF2079 domain-containing protein: MTYSARTNVRSQLLASMVVGLVWWLSSALRHLWLQSNGFDLGIYDQVAWQISRGLEPRSSMLGLHHMGNHGAWAFYLIGAAYYLWPSIQWLLASQAFSLALTALPLAALWRQALLPERLSWLPCLLWWLQPQVFNTNLFDFHPEVWAMPAMASCIWCSRAQKPLPWVLCLLWLLGCRDGLALVVIGLGLAELAQRRWRWGFSAIGLGLGWILMLSEWLYPLLNGPDQGPAALSRFSSLGDSIPSILLSSLQRPWVLVDVVPWLELPIYGLLLTLPTALFWRRRSLTVLLAALPLVLVNLISSNAAQRNLVHHYNLPIAVIAVVAAIDGLKTSGCRMWPWRRLAWAAVCWAALAKPWFFGGNYLSRLDQIADVNEALRLIPAESRVITTSHLAPQLTHRRQVEAIGQKPLNLKRLDRFDVMLVNPSDPGWQSRTSVQIKALELAKEAKWYCQSWTSELELCKKLKEATDSSNDNDAPK; this comes from the coding sequence TTGACGTATTCCGCAAGAACCAACGTCAGAAGTCAACTCTTGGCCTCAATGGTGGTGGGGCTGGTCTGGTGGCTGAGCTCAGCCTTGCGACATCTATGGCTACAAAGTAATGGCTTTGACCTTGGGATTTACGACCAGGTGGCATGGCAAATCAGTCGTGGGCTTGAGCCACGCTCCTCAATGCTTGGCCTGCATCACATGGGAAACCACGGAGCGTGGGCTTTCTATCTTATCGGGGCTGCTTATTACCTATGGCCAAGCATCCAATGGCTGCTTGCCAGTCAAGCTTTCAGCTTGGCCCTCACCGCGCTTCCTCTTGCTGCCCTTTGGCGACAAGCTCTTTTACCAGAACGCCTTAGTTGGCTGCCCTGCCTGCTTTGGTGGCTACAGCCGCAAGTCTTCAATACCAACTTATTTGATTTTCACCCAGAAGTTTGGGCAATGCCTGCAATGGCCAGCTGCATCTGGTGCAGTCGTGCCCAAAAGCCCTTGCCATGGGTTCTTTGCCTTCTATGGCTGCTTGGCTGCCGTGACGGATTAGCACTTGTAGTAATAGGACTGGGATTGGCGGAGCTGGCTCAGCGACGCTGGCGATGGGGATTCTCTGCCATCGGTCTTGGCTTAGGCTGGATACTAATGCTAAGCGAATGGCTGTATCCCTTACTCAACGGCCCTGATCAAGGGCCCGCTGCGTTAAGCAGATTCAGCAGTCTCGGAGACAGCATTCCTTCGATCCTATTAAGCAGCCTGCAAAGGCCCTGGGTTTTAGTTGACGTAGTGCCCTGGCTAGAACTGCCCATCTATGGGTTGTTGCTCACACTCCCAACAGCTTTGTTCTGGCGTCGGCGCTCATTAACAGTGCTACTGGCTGCATTGCCACTCGTACTTGTGAATTTAATATCAAGTAACGCTGCCCAACGCAACTTGGTGCATCATTACAATTTACCAATTGCCGTAATTGCAGTGGTCGCTGCAATTGATGGATTAAAAACAAGCGGATGTCGAATGTGGCCCTGGCGCCGTTTAGCTTGGGCAGCCGTTTGTTGGGCAGCACTGGCGAAGCCATGGTTCTTTGGCGGGAATTACCTCAGCAGATTGGATCAAATTGCAGATGTGAATGAAGCATTGCGCCTTATTCCAGCAGAAAGTCGAGTCATAACCACTAGCCATTTGGCTCCACAGTTGACGCATCGGCGCCAGGTAGAAGCAATCGGACAGAAACCGTTAAATCTGAAACGCCTCGATCGTTTCGATGTGATGCTTGTCAATCCATCCGACCCTGGTTGGCAATCAAGGACCTCTGTTCAAATCAAGGCTTTGGAGCTTGCAAAAGAAGCCAAATGGTATTGCCAAAGCTGGACAAGCGAGCTCGAACTTTGCAAGAAACTTAAGGAAGCAACCGATTCTAGTAATGATAACGATGCCCCTAAATGA
- the psbD gene encoding photosystem II D2 protein (photosystem q(a) protein), whose amino-acid sequence MTIAAGRMPQRGWFDVLDDWLKRDRFVFVGWSGILLLPTAYLSIGGWLTGTTFVTSWYTHGIASSYLEGCNFLTAAVSTPADAMGHSLLLLWGPEAQGDFVRWCQLGGLWAFVALHGAFALIGFMLRQFEIARLVGIRPYNAIAFSGPIAVFVSVFLMYPLGQSSWFFAPSFGVAAIFRFLLFLQGFHNWTLNPFHMMGVAGILGGALLCAIHGATVENTLFEDGEQSNTFKAFEPTQEEETYSMVTANRFWSQIFGIAFSNKRWLHFFMLFVPVMGLWTSAIGIIGLALNLRAYDFVSQEIRAAEDPEFETFYTKNILLNEGLRAWMAPADQPHENFVFPEEVLPRGNAL is encoded by the coding sequence ATGACGATCGCTGCAGGTCGCATGCCGCAGCGGGGATGGTTCGACGTCCTCGATGACTGGCTCAAACGCGACCGATTTGTGTTTGTCGGCTGGTCCGGCATTCTCCTTCTTCCCACGGCCTACCTCTCCATCGGTGGCTGGTTAACGGGAACCACCTTTGTAACTTCCTGGTACACCCACGGCATCGCGTCGTCGTACCTCGAGGGTTGCAACTTTCTCACTGCTGCTGTGTCCACCCCCGCTGATGCGATGGGTCACAGCCTTCTCTTGCTCTGGGGCCCAGAAGCCCAGGGTGATTTTGTCCGCTGGTGCCAGCTTGGAGGCCTCTGGGCTTTCGTTGCTCTCCACGGCGCCTTTGCACTGATCGGCTTCATGCTGCGTCAGTTTGAAATTGCTCGTCTCGTCGGCATTCGTCCCTACAACGCCATCGCCTTCTCAGGTCCGATTGCGGTGTTCGTCAGTGTCTTCCTGATGTATCCCTTGGGACAGAGCAGCTGGTTCTTTGCGCCCTCCTTTGGTGTGGCTGCAATTTTCCGCTTCCTGTTGTTCCTACAGGGCTTCCATAACTGGACCTTGAATCCCTTCCACATGATGGGAGTGGCCGGCATTCTTGGCGGTGCACTGCTTTGCGCCATTCACGGCGCGACTGTGGAAAACACTCTTTTTGAGGATGGTGAACAGTCGAACACCTTCAAGGCGTTCGAACCCACCCAGGAAGAAGAGACCTATTCAATGGTTACCGCCAACCGTTTCTGGAGCCAAATCTTCGGAATTGCGTTCTCCAACAAGCGTTGGCTGCACTTCTTCATGCTGTTTGTGCCAGTGATGGGCTTGTGGACCAGTGCCATCGGCATCATCGGCCTTGCACTCAACTTGCGTGCCTATGACTTCGTGTCACAGGAAATCCGCGCAGCTGAGGATCCTGAATTTGAAACCTTCTACACGAAGAACATTCTTCTGAATGAAGGTCTGCGTGCCTGGATGGCACCGGCTGACCAGCCGCACGAAAACTTCGTCTTCCCTGAAGAGGTTCTGCCCCGAGGCAACGCTCTCTAA
- a CDS encoding iron uptake porin, with translation MKLFHQLLVAPAALGLLAPVAANATELNINGVSDYAASGEQVTSITQFSDVYPTDWAYQALSNLIERYGCVAGYPNGTYRGNRAMTRFEAAALLNACLDRVTEVTDELKRLMKEFEKELAILKGRVDGLEARVGELEATQFSTTTKLKGQATFVIGANSFGGDARQGVADVLGIVNPNAVGFVGEKRADAAAADIGATTFNYDLRLFLDTSFTGKDLFRTMLRGGNFADSAYSGGGYVGLDAMETAFEEGSPNNVVVNRLWYQFPIGSNFTATVGGRVRQDDMLAVWPSAYPTDTVLDFFTYAGAPQTYNLQLGAGGGLSWESNDFSISANYVSGNGSNSTPGVADTNAFLRDASDCGGIATDCASSSGTVQIAYAPENWGLAAAYNYASGNNGAGIYAGNGTPTANLFSALGTTNSFGLSAWWTPEEASWIPSISAGWGYNSVDISNADFGGAFGLNGSIDGATSQSWYVGIQWADAFLKGNTLGMAVGQPTFVTSWDNDSDINGGSDFVADGNYAWEWWYQFQVTDNISVTPALYYLSRPLGFATNNLEGGSDDTFNNFGGLVKTTFKF, from the coding sequence ATGAAACTTTTCCATCAACTGCTAGTGGCTCCAGCTGCCCTGGGCCTTTTGGCACCTGTGGCTGCAAACGCCACTGAGCTCAATATCAATGGTGTGTCTGACTACGCCGCTTCTGGCGAGCAAGTCACCAGCATCACTCAGTTTTCTGACGTTTACCCAACCGACTGGGCTTATCAGGCACTTAGCAACCTGATCGAGCGCTACGGCTGTGTTGCTGGTTACCCCAACGGCACCTACCGCGGCAACAGGGCCATGACCCGCTTTGAAGCGGCTGCTCTGTTGAACGCCTGTCTCGACCGCGTCACCGAAGTGACCGACGAGCTGAAGCGCCTGATGAAAGAGTTCGAAAAGGAACTCGCCATCCTCAAGGGCCGTGTTGACGGACTTGAAGCCCGCGTTGGTGAACTGGAAGCAACTCAGTTCTCCACCACCACCAAACTGAAGGGCCAAGCCACCTTCGTGATCGGCGCTAACAGCTTCGGTGGTGATGCAAGGCAGGGTGTAGCTGATGTTTTAGGCATTGTTAATCCCAATGCAGTTGGGTTTGTTGGTGAGAAACGTGCAGATGCAGCTGCTGCTGACATAGGTGCAACCACTTTCAACTACGACCTGCGACTCTTCCTGGACACCAGCTTTACTGGTAAGGATTTGTTCCGCACGATGTTGCGTGGTGGCAACTTTGCCGATTCGGCATATAGCGGCGGCGGCTATGTTGGCCTCGACGCTATGGAGACAGCCTTTGAAGAAGGTTCTCCTAACAACGTCGTGGTGAACCGACTTTGGTACCAGTTCCCAATCGGTAGCAATTTCACAGCAACAGTCGGTGGCAGGGTTCGTCAGGACGACATGCTGGCTGTATGGCCCAGTGCATACCCAACTGATACCGTCCTCGACTTCTTCACCTACGCCGGTGCGCCTCAGACCTACAACCTTCAGCTTGGTGCTGGTGGTGGTTTGAGCTGGGAGTCGAATGACTTCAGCATCAGTGCTAACTACGTGAGTGGTAACGGAAGTAACAGCACTCCTGGTGTTGCTGACACGAATGCTTTCCTCAGAGATGCAAGCGACTGTGGTGGCATCGCCACAGATTGTGCATCTTCTAGTGGCACAGTACAGATTGCTTACGCTCCTGAAAACTGGGGTTTAGCTGCTGCGTACAACTACGCATCAGGTAACAACGGAGCTGGTATTTATGCCGGTAACGGCACCCCTACTGCCAACCTTTTCAGCGCTCTCGGCACTACTAACTCTTTTGGCTTGAGTGCATGGTGGACACCTGAGGAAGCCAGTTGGATTCCTAGTATCAGCGCTGGTTGGGGTTACAACTCTGTTGACATCTCAAATGCTGATTTTGGGGGCGCTTTTGGGCTCAACGGTTCAATTGATGGCGCTACATCACAATCTTGGTACGTAGGTATTCAATGGGCTGATGCCTTCCTGAAGGGCAATACTCTTGGCATGGCCGTTGGTCAGCCCACCTTCGTGACTAGCTGGGACAACGATTCTGACATCAATGGCGGAAGTGATTTCGTTGCTGATGGCAACTATGCATGGGAATGGTGGTATCAGTTCCAAGTCACAGATAACATCTCTGTGACTCCAGCCCTGTACTACTTGAGCCGCCCACTTGGATTCGCGACCAACAATCTTGAGGGTGGTTCTGACGACACCTTCAATAACTTTGGCGGACTTGTGAAGACCACCTTCAAGTTCTGA